Part of the Desulfatiglans anilini DSM 4660 genome is shown below.
GGAGTCTGCTGCACATCGAATCCGATGCACGCGGCTGGCTGCCCGCTGCACAAATCGCCGCCGTGTTTCTGCCGCAAGGAAACCCCTCGGCGCTCAAGGCCATCCTGCAGTCCAGCTATTGGCTGCACATCCTGGCGCTTTTCTGCTTCCTGAACCTGCTGCCTCTCTCGAAGCACTTTCACATCATCACGGCCCTTCCGAATGTCTTTTTCCGCAAGCTCAAGAAGGGCGCGATCAAACCCCTCCGCTGGGATGTGGAAGACATCGACGAACTCGAAAGCTCAGGGGCCGGAAAACTCGAGGATTTCACCTGGAAGCACGTCCTCGATTTCTACACGTGCACCGAATGCGGCCGCTGCTCCGACAACTGCCCGGCCTACGCCGTCGGAAGGCCGCTCTCCCCCAAGATGATCACCATCAAACTGCGGGACTACGCCTACAGCCGCTATCCGGTTTTCGGCCCGGGTAGTCCGTCGGCGAACGACGCTGGCAAAGATGACAATGAATCCGGGGCCATCATCGGAGCGATCATCGAACCCGACGAGGTCTGGTCCTGCACAACCTGTGGGGCTTGCGAAGAAGAATGCCCGGTCTTCATCGAATATATCGACAAGATGATCGACATGCGCCGCTATATGGTCGAAACCGGACAGGCCCCCAAGACCTTCAATCAGATCCTGATGCAGTTTGAAAAGACCGGCAATCCCTTCGGGAAGCCGGCCGCCAAACGGGCGGAGTGGACCCAGGAGCTGGCGGACATCCCGGTGAAGATCCTGAAGGACGGCGATGAGGTGGATGTCCTGTATTTCGTGGACAGCTACGGCTCATACGACCCGCGGGTTCAGGAGATCACCCGGGCGATCGCCAGCGGGCTTCATCGGGCGGGGGTGTCCTTCGGGGTGCTCGGGCGCCGTGAGAAGGATTCGGGCCACCAGGTGCGCCGAATGGGCGAAGAAGGCCTTTTTCAGATGCTGCTGGAGGAAAACGTCGAGACCTTCCAGGGCGTGACGTTCCGGACCATGGTCACCACCGACCCGCATGCCTTCAACACCATCCTGAAGGACTATCCAGTGTCTTTCCCGGTGATACACTATTCCGCCTATGTCGAGTCTCTCGTTCGCACCGGACGTCTGCAGCCCGTCAAACCGGTCGAACCCCACGTCTACACCTATCACGACCCCTGCTACCTGGGGCGCCACAACGGTCTGTATGACCCCCCGCGGAACCTCCTGCGGTCCCTGCCGGGCATGCGGCTGGTGGAGATGGAGCGCTCGAGGGACCGCAGTTTCTGCTGCGGGGGAGGGGACATCATCCTCTGGCACGAGATCGAACAGGAAGAGGTCCGGATGGCCGCCAAGCGGATCGAGATGGCCCGAAGCGCAGGCGCCGACTGCCTGGTCACCGCCTGCCCCTTCTGCCTGATCCATTTCGAAGACGCCATCAAGACCGCAGGACTTGAAAATGAGATGAAGGTCATCGATCTCATGGAATTAACCTTATCAACCCTTTAGGAGGTCTGGCAGATGGATATCGTTGTCTGCATCAAAAGGGTCCCCCTCACCCAGGAGGTGGATCTGGTCATCGACGCTGGGAAAAAGGACATACGCAAGGACGACCTGGCATATATCCTGAATGACTGGGACAATTATGCCATCGAAGAGGCGGTGCAACTGAAGGAGACATTCGACGGGTCGGTTACGGTCGTGACGGTCGGGGACGAAGAGGACGAGGAGATCCTCCGGCGCGCGCTCGCGATGGGCGCCGACCGCGCTGTTCGGGTCGATCCGGGCAGCCGGTTGCTGGACGGCTTCGTGCTGTCCGGCATCCTGGCCTCCGTGGTGAAAACCATTCCCCATGACCTCGTGCTGACCGGGGTACAGGCCGATGACGACAACGCCGGGGTGGTGGGCGTGATGCTGGCTGAAAGGCTGGGGCTCTCCCATGCCGCCGTGGTGACCCGCATCGAGAAGGAAAACGGGACCGCGCGTCTGCACCTCGAACTCGAAGGCGGCATGGACGCAGTCTGTCAGATCCGGTTCCCGGCCCTTCTTACGATCCAGACGGGCATCAACGAACCCCGCTACGTCTCGATCATGGGCATTCGCAAGGCCGGTAAGAAAGAGCTGAAGGTCATCGAACTGGGTGAACTCGGGCTTTCCGACGCGGATCTCCTGCCGCAAACCCAGGTCGAAGAGCTTTATCTGCCGCCCGAAGCCGAAGGGGCCGAAATCATCGAGGGCGATCCCGGAGCCATCGCGGAGACGCTGCTGCGCATCATCAGGGAAAAGGGGGTGAACGTTTAAATGAGCGACATCTATGTGGTGGCGGAACACCGCCAGGGAGAATTGAGGGATATCACGTTCGAGATGCTCACCAAGGCCCGCGCATTGTGCGAGGCGGGCGGACACAGCCTGACCGCGGTGCTGCTGGCGGACGAGGCGGGCGCGCTGCTCCCGCCGCTTGCCGAACGCGCCGACAAGATCCTCTTTTTCCAGGATGCGCGCCTCAAGGTCTTCGACCCGGACCTTTACCGCGATGTCCTGGCACACGCCATCGGCCAAGGAAAACCACTGCTGATCCTCATGGGCCACACGCCGAGCGGGCTCGAGTATGTACCGGCCCTCTCGATCCGGACCGGACTGCCGATCGCAACCGACTGCGTGGACATCCAGCTCGAGGGGTCCAAGCCCAAACTCACCCGGCAGATTTACAGCGGAAAACTCTTTGCCAGGGTCGTCTGCCGCGATGCCGATAGCTATCTGATCACGGTGCGCCCGAGCGCCTTTCAACCCGAGGAGTCCGCACCGGTTCAGGCCGAGGTGGTTCAACAGCCGCTTCCGGGCGGGGTCGGCGAGCCGCGGAGGACCTTCATTGAATACGAGGACACCAGCGCCGGCGCGGTGGACATCGCCCAGGCACCGTTTCTGGTTTCGATCGGCCGCGGTGTCGGGGAGGAAGAGAACATCTCCGTCATCCAGGAACTTGCCGAGAAGCTTGGGGCGACCCTTTCCTGCTCCCGGCCGGTCGTCGACAAAAATTGGCTGCCGAGGTACCACCAGGTCGGAACCTCCGGCAAGTCCGTCAAGCCCAAGGTCTACCTGGCCCTGGGGATCAGCGGCGCCTTCCAGCACGTCGCCGGGATCGCCGGCGCCGGAACCGTCATCGCCATCAACAAGGACAAGAAGGCGCCCATTTTTCGGGTGGCCGACTATGGGGTCGTCGAGGATCTTTTCAAGATCGCCGAGGCTCTGAAGGAAAAAATTAAAGCGTGAACCGAGAGGACATAGAGAATGGATTTTCAACTGAACAAAGAACAGAAAGACATCCAGAAGGCGGCGCGCGAGTTCGCGGAAGGTGAATTCAGAGACATCGCCCGGGAGTGTGATCTCAACGAAAGCGTACCGCGATCCCTGCTCAAGAAAGGGGCCGACCTCGGGTTCGTCGGGGTCTTCATCCCCGAAGAGTACGGCGGCGCCGGGCTCGGGTTCCTCGAACACGCTATTATCCTCGAGGAATTCTGGCGCGTGGACCCCGGGATCGGCCAGATGTTCTGCAGCCTGACCTTCGGCTCCGAAGAGCTGATCCTCTTCGGCACAGAGGAGCAGAAGAAGACCTACCTCCCGCAGCTGGTCCAGAACGAGGCCATCATGGGGTTCGCCATCACGGAACCCGGGGCGGGCAGCGATGCTGCCGCCGGCACGACCCAGGCCGTGCTGGACGGCGACGAATGGGTCATCAACGGCAACAAGGTCATGATCGGCGGCGGTACAGTCGGGGATTTCCTGGTGGTCTTTTGCCTCACGGACCCGGAGGCACCCTCCAAGTCCAAGCGGCACAGCATCATCCTTGTCGAGACCAACCGCAAGGGCTATGACGCGCAGAAGATCACCGGCAAGATGGGCCTGCGGGCATCGGACACGGCCAACATCTTCTTTTCGGATGTGCGCGTCCCGAAAACAAACCTGATCGGCACCCGGGGCGCCGGGTTCTTTCAGCTCATGAATTTTTTCGACCGCTCGCGCAGCTACGTCTCCGCCCACGGGGTAGGCCTCTCCCAGGGCGCCTTAGACATGGCCATCAAACATGTCAAAACGCGTGAGCAGTTCGGTCAGAAGCTGGCGGCCTTTCAGGTGACGCAGTTCAAGATCGCAGAAATGGCCACCAAGGTGGAGCTTGCACGCACCCTGGCGCATCGCGCGGCATCGCTCCTCGACAGCGGCATCATCGATACCAAGCTGATCGCCATGGCCAAGTGGAATGCCGGGCGGACCGCGGTCGAGGTCGTGGACGAGGCCCTGCAGCTTCACGGCGGCTACGGTTACATGGATGACCACGACGTCGAGCGCTTTTACCGTGCGGCCAAAGTGCTTGAAATCTACGAAGGAACCAAAGAGGTGGAAAAGATCATCATCGGCCGCCGCCTGTTGGGCCGCTATTAGTATCCCCCCGGAATCGATCCTGCTGCAGCCCTTGCCCGCACTGGGAAGGTGCTGCCGCGGATCGTGCCGGTTTCTTCACCACACCGACCGCCTGCGGCGCATCGGCGTTGCAGGCCCGGTCTCTTTGGAGGGAAGGGGAAGACATGACGCATTTTCGGATTCACCCGATCGTCATGGGGACCAAGATCTTCGACAAGAGCATGATGACCTACCAGTACGGAGCAGGGGAACGGTACACCATCCCCATCTACTGCTGGTATCTGGAAGGGGGAGAGCAGAAGATCCTCGTGGACACCGGCGAGATGAATCCTATTCAATCAGCTGACCGCGAGGCGGCGATCGGCGGAAAGATCTATACCTTCGAAGAGGGGCTGGGTCGCTGGGGTCTCAAGCCTGAAGAGATCGATATCGTCATCCACACGCATCTTCACAATGACCATTGCGAAAATGACTACAAGTGCGTCAACGCGCGCTTTTTCGTCCATGCGAAGGAATTGGAGACCATTCACAACCCTCATCCGCTGGACTTTCGCTATCTCGAGGACTATATCGCCGAGATCGAAGAGAACGATCAGATCGAACCTGTCTCCCAAGACCGCGAGATCGTCCCGGGGATCGAGGTGATCCATACACCGGCGCATACGGCCGGCGGCCTGACCGTTATGGTCACGACTGCCGCGGGTCAGGCCGCCATCACGGGGTTTTGCGTCATTATGGAAAATTTCGAACCGCCGAAGGAGATCCGCGCGATGGAGATGGACGTCATTCCCCCGGGGACGCTTATGAACGCCTACGCGGCCTATGACTGGATGGTGCGAGTGAAAGAAAGGGCGGATATCCTGATTCCGCTCCATGAACCGTGCTTCGCTGGAGTGGATAGCATCCCTTAGAACATTTTCGGATGGAAAGATTGCGATCGGCCCCGGGAGCGGCCTTGTCCAACCGTTTTGCGGCCTGGCGTTTTCCGTAATTTTCCTTGCCTTGCTTCTCCGATTTGCTAAAGTTTGAGAGAGATCCGGGCCTGTGCCAAAAGCACGCTGCGAACGAATTGTGAATCGAAGGCCGGTGGTTTGCGCCGTTTGCCTCTTCGCATGTGCATTACAGACCTCCGGATCCGCTCCGATTCGCCCCGGCATCGATGGGCGGGCAAAGAAAAGGCGGCTGGCACGCAGATCTTCTCCCCTGGAGGTTTTCGGGCCGATCGCCGGGGATCATGCCATCACTCCCCCTTGGAAGGAACTTCAGCTGCCGCCCTCTTCATGCAGTCAGGAAAGGAAGCCATATGACCGCAAAAGCCCAGGGACCCTCGATCGTTGAACTGGCCGACTTCGCCATGGACATCGCCCGCAAGGCGGGGAACGAAGCCTTGCCTTTTTACGGGGAAGGCGCCCCGCAGATCAAGTTCGATGAAAGCCTCGTCACCAAAGCCGAACTGCATCTCGAAAGCCTTCTTCGCTCCACCATTATCAAACAGTTTCCGCAACATCGCATCTTCAAGGGAGGCGCACCGGAAGAAGCCTATACCCACGATGAAAAACGATATGTCTGGGTCTACGACGCGCTTGACGGGATTTCCAATTTTCAGGCCGGCATCCCGATCTGGGCCGTATCCATCGCACTCTTGGAGAATTTCTGGCCCGTGCTCGGCGTTTGTTTCCTTCCTGCGACCGGGGACCTCTTCCATGCCGTCGCCGGGCAGGAGGCCTACCTGGGAAATCGGGCCCTCTCGAAAACGAAACCCTCTGAACTCAACGACGAGAGTGTCCTTTTCACCTATTCCCGCTTCCATCAGCACTATGTTTCGAGCTTTCCCGGAAAAATCCGCAATCTGGGCTGTACGGTCGCCCATATGTGTTATGTGGCCAACGGGCGGGCGGATGCGGCGCTGATCGCGCATGAAACCTATGCCAATCTGGCAGCTGCCCGGGTCATCGTCGAAGCCGCCGGGAAGAAGATCTTTCACATGGACGGCAGTTCCTTCGTCTTTGACGGGGGCCCGAAAGAAGAGTTGATCGGATCCCACCTCCTCGTAGCAGACCCGGAGATCGCCGCCGAGGTGCTTCAGCACCTGCAAAACAAGGCGGCATGAGGCGAGGATTCAGCTGCTCATGCTCCTCGACGCCCACACACACGCCTACGAGGAACGCGACATCCGTCTGATTCGTGAGAGGACAGCCCTTCTGGATCAGGAGCTCCCCGATTCCGATCCAAACAAGTGGCGGCTCTGTCAAGAAGGATCCCTCGCTTCCCTGCTGCAGGAGGAAGAGGCGGCGGGGATCGACGGTTTCGTCCTTTTGCCGGTATCGGCCAATCCTGCAAGGATCTCGGAACTCAACCGCTGGACCGCCAATCAGGCCGAAAAGGAGAAACGCATCATCCCGTTCGGCACCCTCCTGGCACAATCCCGGCAGATTGAAGACGATCTCCAGGAGATCCTCGACCTGGGCCTCAAAGGTGTCAAGATCCACCCCTTTCTCCAAAAGCTCGACATCCTCTCGTCCGAAGCCGCCGCCCTCTGGTCGCTGCTCGAGAGAAGCGGCCTTCCAATCATGCTCGATACCATGCACCTGGCCGGGCTGCTGCAGCAAAAACCCCATCTGCAAGCGTTTGTCGATGCCGCTCATCCTTATGATTGCGGCCCATCTCAGATTGCGGCTCTGATCCAAAGATATCCCGGTCTGACCCTGATCGCCGCCCATCTGGGTTCACTCTACGGGTGGGAGCACCTTGACCCCCTTTTTTCTTTGGAGCAGGTCTATTTCGATCTTTCGTTCATCGCACCTTTGTTGCCGGAGGGTCAGGTGATGTCTGTCATCCGCAGGAAAGGGGCCGATCGAATCCTTTTCGGAACCGATGCACCCTGGCGCAGGCCGGCCGATATCCGGGCATGGTTCGATGCTCTTCCCCTGACCCATGAAGAAAGGGACCTGATCGGTTCCGAAAATCTGGTGCGGCTGATCGGTCCTTGAGCCTCGAATCTTCCTTTGCCACCTCGAGCGGGCGCTTCCCCGGGTCTAGTCCACACACGATCCATGCCCCGTCTGGTTTCCTATCCGGAAATGCGGATATTTCTTCACACCCTTCGGGTGCTCAGTCCCACCGCTTCGCGGCGGGTCCCGGTTTCTTCACACCCTTCGGGTGCTCAGTCCCACCGCTATGGGAGGCCGGTATAACCCTTGACAAGGCCGGACGGCGTAGCTACAGTCTCCCTCAAACGAAATTGGACGGGGGTTATTGTAGGTCGTGAACATTCTGGAAGATTTGCTGGGCTCCCTCGACTGGGATGCGCCCGTAAGGGATATTCGGCAAGGCGTTTTCCACACCGGGGTTTTGACCCGGTCATGCGGTTTGGCCGCAACCCTTCCGAAAGACGCCCTCAAGCAGAAGCCGCCTTTGGTCCGGAATCCGGGTGAACTGCTGCACTGTTCGGCCAAAGAGTTGGCGCATCTGGCCTATTCGGAAAGCATCCTCGAGGCCGCCATCGGAATGGCAACCATCAATTCTCTGCTGGAAATCGACGAGACGGACTGCATCGAACAAAACGCGGCCGAGTTGATCCTCCAGAAAGGGGAAAACCGCCGAGTGGCCATCATCGGGCACTTTCCATTCATACCCCGTCTCCGTGAACGGGTTCGAAACCTCTGGGTCATCGAAAAAAACCCGCAGGAAGGCGACCTGAAAGAGGCCGCTGCAGAACAGGTCCTGCCCATGGCCGACGTGGTGGCGATCACAGGAACCGCGCTCACCAACCATACCCTGGAAGGCCTGCTGCAGTTGAGCACCAAGGCCTTCACCCTGCTGCTCGGCGACACCGTGCCGATGTCCCCGATCCTGTTCGAATACGGGGTTGACGCCCTGTGCGGCAGCAAGGTCATGGACCCGGCCCTCGCGCTGACCTGTCTCAGCCAGGGAGCCAATTTCCGGCAGATCAAAGGGTTGAAGCGTTTGACCAAGCTCAGGGCTTGACGTCCGCCCCCGCCGGAGCTTCTCATCGCTTGATGTGCCTGCGGGACTGTGGCGGGGCCGCCTGTCATGAATCCGTCGCGTTCGGCAGCGGTTCGAGACCTCCTGAAAGAATATTTCGGGTGATTGGAGCAAACGCGTCCCCCGGAAAAGCAACTTCTGAGCCAGGCGGGAGGAGGCAGGCATCAAACGAGTTTCAAGGGAACAGCGCAGCCATGAAAAAGATTGTCCGCATGCGTGAAATGGCCGACAACCAGAAAGGCCTGATCCAGAAGGTTACCGCCAGGGGCGAAATGGGCAGGAGGATCCGCGAAATGGGCCTCGTGCCCGGCAACGAGATCCAAATCCAGGGCCGTGCGCCCCTCAAGGATCCTGTGGCCGTGAGAATCAAAGACTATGTGCTTACCCTGCGTAACAACGAATCGGACCGCATCCTGGTGGAGGTTGAGGTCCCTGACCCTTGATTCAGGAATCAGGAATGTCGAAAAAGATCACCATCGCCCTATCGGGAAACCCCAATGCCGGTAAAACGACGGTCTTCAACGCCCTTACCGGAGCTCGCCAGCACATCGCCAATTATCCTGGCGTAACCGTCGAAAAAAAATTCGGTATCGTCAAGCACGGTGACTACGAAATCGAAGTCGTCGACCTGCCAGGCACCTATTCCCTCACGGCCTATTCCCTCGAAGAGATCGTCGCCCGTGATTTTCTGATCAACGAGCGGCCCGACCTGGTGGTCGATATCGTCGACGCCTCCAATCTCGACCGCAACCTCTACCTAACGGTGCAGTTCAGAGAACTGGGCATTCCGCTCATCGTCGCCTTGAATATGGTCGATGTCGCTGAATCGAGAGGGATTCGAATCGACCATGCCGCCCTTTCGAAGCTTCTCGAAGCCCCCGTCGTACCCATGGTGGCGCGTTCCAATCGAGGAATCCGGGCCCTTCTCGACCAGATCGTGTCCTCCGCCGAGGCGAGTCGCGAGTGGAAACCGGCTGCCATTTCATACGGCCTGGACATCGACCAGAGCATCGTTCAGATCACCGCGTTGATCGAAAAATCCGAGATTTACGACAAGAAGTATCCTGCGCGCTGGAGGGCCCTGAAATGCCTTGAAGGGGACAGTCAAATCACCGGCCTGCTGCAAAGGGACCCGGCGATCGGGACAGAGGTCCTGGAGATCTGCAAAAACACCCACAAACACATGATGGCGACGCTCGAAGATGAACCGGAGGGGGTGATCGCCGACCACCGGTACGGCTATATCAACGGGATCACCAAGCAGGTCCTGAAGCGCAAGATCGATCTGCGCCTGAACCTTTCCGATCAAGTAGACAAGGTGCTTACCAACCGGGCGCTCGGTCCGCTCTTTATGATCGCCATTCTTTACGGCATCTATTCGTTCACCTTCTGGGCCAGCGAAGTCCCGCTGGCTCTCCTGGAATCATTCTTCGACTGGATCAAGACCTTTCTTTCGAACACCTTGCCGGCCGGCAACCTTCAGTCCTTGATCGTCTCCGGCATCATCGACGGTGTCGGGGGTGTACTCGG
Proteins encoded:
- a CDS encoding DUF364 domain-containing protein, whose translation is MNILEDLLGSLDWDAPVRDIRQGVFHTGVLTRSCGLAATLPKDALKQKPPLVRNPGELLHCSAKELAHLAYSESILEAAIGMATINSLLEIDETDCIEQNAAELILQKGENRRVAIIGHFPFIPRLRERVRNLWVIEKNPQEGDLKEAAAEQVLPMADVVAITGTALTNHTLEGLLQLSTKAFTLLLGDTVPMSPILFEYGVDALCGSKVMDPALALTCLSQGANFRQIKGLKRLTKLRA
- a CDS encoding N-acyl homoserine lactonase family protein, with translation MTHFRIHPIVMGTKIFDKSMMTYQYGAGERYTIPIYCWYLEGGEQKILVDTGEMNPIQSADREAAIGGKIYTFEEGLGRWGLKPEEIDIVIHTHLHNDHCENDYKCVNARFFVHAKELETIHNPHPLDFRYLEDYIAEIEENDQIEPVSQDREIVPGIEVIHTPAHTAGGLTVMVTTAAGQAAITGFCVIMENFEPPKEIRAMEMDVIPPGTLMNAYAAYDWMVRVKERADILIPLHEPCFAGVDSIP
- a CDS encoding amidohydrolase family protein encodes the protein MLLDAHTHAYEERDIRLIRERTALLDQELPDSDPNKWRLCQEGSLASLLQEEEAAGIDGFVLLPVSANPARISELNRWTANQAEKEKRIIPFGTLLAQSRQIEDDLQEILDLGLKGVKIHPFLQKLDILSSEAAALWSLLERSGLPIMLDTMHLAGLLQQKPHLQAFVDAAHPYDCGPSQIAALIQRYPGLTLIAAHLGSLYGWEHLDPLFSLEQVYFDLSFIAPLLPEGQVMSVIRRKGADRILFGTDAPWRRPADIRAWFDALPLTHEERDLIGSENLVRLIGP
- a CDS encoding electron transfer flavoprotein subunit beta/FixA family protein, whose protein sequence is MDIVVCIKRVPLTQEVDLVIDAGKKDIRKDDLAYILNDWDNYAIEEAVQLKETFDGSVTVVTVGDEEDEEILRRALAMGADRAVRVDPGSRLLDGFVLSGILASVVKTIPHDLVLTGVQADDDNAGVVGVMLAERLGLSHAAVVTRIEKENGTARLHLELEGGMDAVCQIRFPALLTIQTGINEPRYVSIMGIRKAGKKELKVIELGELGLSDADLLPQTQVEELYLPPEAEGAEIIEGDPGAIAETLLRIIREKGVNV
- a CDS encoding inositol monophosphatase family protein; amino-acid sequence: MTAKAQGPSIVELADFAMDIARKAGNEALPFYGEGAPQIKFDESLVTKAELHLESLLRSTIIKQFPQHRIFKGGAPEEAYTHDEKRYVWVYDALDGISNFQAGIPIWAVSIALLENFWPVLGVCFLPATGDLFHAVAGQEAYLGNRALSKTKPSELNDESVLFTYSRFHQHYVSSFPGKIRNLGCTVAHMCYVANGRADAALIAHETYANLAAARVIVEAAGKKIFHMDGSSFVFDGGPKEELIGSHLLVADPEIAAEVLQHLQNKAA
- a CDS encoding FeoA family protein, which gives rise to MKKIVRMREMADNQKGLIQKVTARGEMGRRIREMGLVPGNEIQIQGRAPLKDPVAVRIKDYVLTLRNNESDRILVEVEVPDP
- a CDS encoding electron transfer flavoprotein subunit alpha/FixB family protein; translation: MSDIYVVAEHRQGELRDITFEMLTKARALCEAGGHSLTAVLLADEAGALLPPLAERADKILFFQDARLKVFDPDLYRDVLAHAIGQGKPLLILMGHTPSGLEYVPALSIRTGLPIATDCVDIQLEGSKPKLTRQIYSGKLFARVVCRDADSYLITVRPSAFQPEESAPVQAEVVQQPLPGGVGEPRRTFIEYEDTSAGAVDIAQAPFLVSIGRGVGEEENISVIQELAEKLGATLSCSRPVVDKNWLPRYHQVGTSGKSVKPKVYLALGISGAFQHVAGIAGAGTVIAINKDKKAPIFRVADYGVVEDLFKIAEALKEKIKA
- a CDS encoding (Fe-S)-binding protein, producing the protein MSTILHPAASHYLGIPGVVFGWIIVVLAVGLFGYTIYKRLVLLKSAQADPRFSNIGERLKGLLTFGILQKRQPRYLWAGILHIVIFWGFVVLGLRSLELVMQALGIPFLDPLMKGPFGGFYGFLKDLFELLVLAACIFSILRRAIARPARYAGSHQFEAYLVLGLISFLMVTDMLYEGSLLHIESDARGWLPAAQIAAVFLPQGNPSALKAILQSSYWLHILALFCFLNLLPLSKHFHIITALPNVFFRKLKKGAIKPLRWDVEDIDELESSGAGKLEDFTWKHVLDFYTCTECGRCSDNCPAYAVGRPLSPKMITIKLRDYAYSRYPVFGPGSPSANDAGKDDNESGAIIGAIIEPDEVWSCTTCGACEEECPVFIEYIDKMIDMRRYMVETGQAPKTFNQILMQFEKTGNPFGKPAAKRAEWTQELADIPVKILKDGDEVDVLYFVDSYGSYDPRVQEITRAIASGLHRAGVSFGVLGRREKDSGHQVRRMGEEGLFQMLLEENVETFQGVTFRTMVTTDPHAFNTILKDYPVSFPVIHYSAYVESLVRTGRLQPVKPVEPHVYTYHDPCYLGRHNGLYDPPRNLLRSLPGMRLVEMERSRDRSFCCGGGDIILWHEIEQEEVRMAAKRIEMARSAGADCLVTACPFCLIHFEDAIKTAGLENEMKVIDLMELTLSTL
- a CDS encoding acyl-CoA dehydrogenase family protein translates to MDFQLNKEQKDIQKAAREFAEGEFRDIARECDLNESVPRSLLKKGADLGFVGVFIPEEYGGAGLGFLEHAIILEEFWRVDPGIGQMFCSLTFGSEELILFGTEEQKKTYLPQLVQNEAIMGFAITEPGAGSDAAAGTTQAVLDGDEWVINGNKVMIGGGTVGDFLVVFCLTDPEAPSKSKRHSIILVETNRKGYDAQKITGKMGLRASDTANIFFSDVRVPKTNLIGTRGAGFFQLMNFFDRSRSYVSAHGVGLSQGALDMAIKHVKTREQFGQKLAAFQVTQFKIAEMATKVELARTLAHRAASLLDSGIIDTKLIAMAKWNAGRTAVEVVDEALQLHGGYGYMDDHDVERFYRAAKVLEIYEGTKEVEKIIIGRRLLGRY